A portion of the Podospora pseudoanserina strain CBS 124.78 chromosome 2, whole genome shotgun sequence genome contains these proteins:
- a CDS encoding hypothetical protein (COG:I; EggNog:ENOG503P6QJ), translated as MTESTTTKDRITCHILDTTLGQPARSVRVSLSLLSTSTASPGPLNPPPVFESTTDEDGRIKTWLPYSSATSSGEVPVYTLEDVFGSIRGPSRWVLKFDTESYFGGPDKTFFPEVNVVFNVAEGERYHVPLLLAPYSYSTYRGS; from the coding sequence ATGACCGAATCAACAACTACCAAAGACCGCATAACCTGTCACATCCTCGACACAACCCTCGGCCAACCCGCCCGCTCCGTCCgcgtctccctctccctcctctccacctccaccgcctcccccggCCCCCTGAACCCCCCACCAGTCTTCGAGtccaccaccgacgaggaCGGCCGCATCAAGACCTGGCTCCCCtactcctccgccacctcctcggGCGAGGTCCCCGTCTACACCCTCGAAGACGTCTTCGGCTCCATCAGGGGCCCCTCCCGCTGGGTCCTCAAGTTCGACACCGAGTCCTACTTTGGCGGGCCCGACAAGACCTTCTTCCCCGAGGTCAACGTCGTGTTCAACGTGGCCGAGGGGGAGAGGTATCATGTCCCGCTGTTGCTGGCGCCATATAGCTATTCCACTTACCGGGGGAGCTAA
- a CDS encoding hypothetical protein (COG:O; EggNog:ENOG503NV40; MEROPS:MER0001944), with protein MRLIPLLGFLLTAVEGLRTGRGSPLVRLGISKHINKVGKSTAAVFPDPQDKPFPRHNFLNANSTKFAANDTAIPDVDFDVGESLAAPLSRSSTRTRSLPLATRDSKTRAESLELAHPNQHRPVSTGFSTDVPTITNENELAAQFLGWWKNFVDTFGMQSYKVYISGESYAGMYCPYIANAMLNINDTAYHQLSSMYLGDAVIGDNTQLY; from the exons ATGCGCCTCATCCCTCTGTTGGGCTTCCTCCTTACGGCAGTCGAAGGGCTCCGCACAGGAAGGGGTAGTCCTCTCGTGCGTCTGGGCATCTCGAAACACATCAACAAGGTCGGCAAAtcgactgctgctgtgtttCCTGACCCTCAAGACAAGCCGTTTCCCAGGCACAATTTTCTGAACGCCAACAGCACGA AATTTGCCGCCAATGACACCGCCATTCCCGATGTCGACTTTGACGTTGGCGAGTC CCTGGCTGCTCCTCTTTCGAGGTCTTCTACAAGAACACGGTCCCTTCCTTTGGCCACCAGGGACTCTAAAACCCGTGCGGAATCCTTGGAGCTGGCACACCCTAACCAACATCGT CCGGTTAGCACAGGGTTTTCAACGGATGTTccaaccatcaccaatgAGAATGAGCTCGCTGCTCAGTTTCTAGGATGGTGGAAGAATTTCGTCGACACCTTCGGCATGCAGAGCTACAAGGTGTACATTTCTGGAGAGTCCTATGC CGGAATGTACTGCCCTTACATTGCTAACGCTATGCTCAACATAAACGACACCGCCTACCACCAACTATCCAGCATGTACCTGGGGGACGCTGTCATCGGCGACAACACCCAACTCTACTAA
- the MPE1 gene encoding Protein mpe1 (EggNog:ENOG503NUJN; COG:O; BUSCO:EOG0926357F), protein MASSVFFKFKSQKEPTRVAFDGTGISVFELKREIILRAGLGDGTDFDLAIYADENGKEANKMAVYDDDTSIIPRSTTVIARRMPPKNPGRGGAARYVSGKMPIHAKNSSRREQTAKPAAKTQSNTLAQLSSAMTEEEKMAAVFQAQTEHFTSREEEMATQQYVAKGGPKKPANVPDHDPPQGYICYRCGEKGHWIQLCPTNDNPDFDNRPRVKRTTGIPKSFLKTVDKATALGQNADGDDSKTPSGIMVNADGEYVIAEPDKVSWERFQAKAKSNNAASKAAMEGEKEVQERGLECSIDKKMFIEPMKTPCCSKTYCNDCITNALIESDFVCPACNAEGVLIDDLKTDEEAVEKLKQLLADRDSKAKEGSKSPKSPSEASTKSAQATGVEPTNIKKSASPSPAPANPAAPPQQTAQQQTTTSTPSVRSATSTPVHSEPSQQTSKKRPAEDALENPKIPKAPKAMQPTQQKPPVNPMMGGNNMMNGMNPMAGGMMPGMNMPGMNPMMFPGMNPMSLNMMGGFGGMPGSFGGPGGMPNMSMNGMNMMNPMMNPMMNPMMNGFQGMPNNNNNNNNNFNPRHNNWGGPSGGVFQGHQQQQQQQQQQQQQQHNQHPPQQQQQRPPQQMMGMGMGMNGGGMMKNFSHQPADDEDAYFRKPVNPHRHQNRQKRVRPSDYREL, encoded by the exons ATGGCGTCTTCAGTATTCTTCAAGTTCAAGTCGCAAAAAGAGCCAACGCGAGTGGCCTTTGATGGAACAGGCATTTCTGTTTTCGAGCTCAAGCGCGAGATCATTCTTCGCGCTGGCCTCGGTGACGGCACAGATTTTGACCTGGCCATCTATGCTGATGAAAATGGAAAAGAAG CTAACAAGATGGCAGTCTATGACGATGACACCTCCATCATTCCCCGGTCCACCACTGTCATCGCCCGGCGCATGCCCCCGAAGAATCCCGGAAGAGGCGGCGCTGCTCGATATGTCTCTGGAAAGATGCCCATCCACGCGAAGAATTCGTCACGCAGGGAGCAAACAGCAAAGCCAGCGGCCAAGACCCAGTCCAACACTCTAGCGCAACTAAGCAGCGCCATgacagaagaggagaagatggctgcCGTCTTCCAGGCCCAAACCGAGCACTTCACATCGAGAGAAGAGGAAATGGCTACTCAACAGTATGTCGCCAAGGGTGGCCCCAAAAAGCCCGCCAATGTTCCCGACCACGACCCACCCCAAGGCTATATCTGCTACCGATGTGGTGAGAAAGGCCACTGGATTCAGCTTTGCCCAACCAACGACAATCCCGATTTCGACAACCGCCCTCGCGTAAAGCGTACCACTGGCATTCCCAAGTCTTTCCTCAAGACAGTCGACAAGGCAACTGCGCTTGGTCAGAATGCGGATGGAGATGACTCCAAGACACCATCCGGCATCATGGTCAATGCTGATGGAGAGTACGTGATTGCAGAGCCTGACAAGGTGTCATGGGAAAGGTTccaggccaaggccaagtcGAACAACGCGGCATCAAAGGCAGCTATggaaggggagaaggaggtccAAGAGAGAGGCTTGGAATGCTCCATCGACAAGAAGATGTTCATAGAGCCAATGAAGACTCCGTGTTGTAGTAAGACGTATTGCAATGACTGCATCACCAACGCTCTCATTGAGAGCGACTTCGTCTGCCCTGCCTGCAATGCAGAGGGTGTCTTGATTGATGATCTCAAGACAGATGAGGAAGCagtcgagaagctcaagcaaTTGCTTGCCGACAGGGATAGTAAAGCCAAGGAGGGTTCCAAGAGCCCAAAAAGCCCCAGCGAAGCATCAACCAAATCCGCCCAGGCCACCGGTGTCGAACCAACAAACATCAAGAAGTCTGCTTCTCCTTCGCCGGCTCCTGCTAACCCGGCCGCGCCACCACAGCAAActgcccagcagcaaaccacgacatccaccccctcggTCCGAAGCGCCACCTCGACACCTGTCCACAGCGAGCCAAGCCAGCAAACATCCAAGAAGCGGCCCGCTGAAGATGCCCTCGAGAACCCCAAGATCCCCAAGGCGCCCAAGGCCATGCAGCCAACTCAACAGAAGCCACCAGTAAACCCCATGATGGGCGGCAATAACATGATGAACGGCATGAACCCCATGGCCGGCGGCATGATGCCCGGTATGAACATGCCCGGCATGAACCCGATGATGTTCCCCGGCATGAACCCCATGAGCCTGAACATGATGGGCGGCTTTGGGGGCATGCCCGGCAGCTTTGGCGGACCAGGCGGCATGCCCAACATGAGCATGAACGGGATGAACATGATGAACCCGATGATGAACCCGATGATGAACCCGATGATGAACGGGTTCCAGGGAATGCCtaacaataacaacaacaacaataacaactTCAACCCACGGCACAACAACTGGGGTGGGCcgagtggtggtgtgtttcAGGggcatcaacagcaacaacaacaacaacagcagcagcagcagcagcagcataaCCAGCAcccgccacagcagcagcagcagaggccaCCGCAGCAGATGATGGGTATGGGTATGGGCAtgaacggcggcggcatgaTGAAGAACTTTTCCCACCAACcggctgatgacgaggacgccTACTTCCGGAAGCCAGTCAACCCGCACCGCCACCAGAACCGCCAGAAAAGGGTCAGACCGAGTGATTACCGGGAGCTTTGA
- the GET3 gene encoding Golgi to ER traffic-related protein (BUSCO:EOG092631UM; COG:P; EggNog:ENOG503NX42) has translation MSTAVINADDDAMEPTLQSILDQRSLRWIFVGGKGGVGKTTTSCSLAIQLAKVRRSVLLISTDPAHNLSDAFSQKFGKDARKVDGFENLFAMEIDPNGSMQDLLAGQAEGEGAEGLGGMGGMMQDLALSIPGIDEAMSFAEVLKQVKSLSYETIIFDTAPTGHTLRFLQFPSVLEKALKKISQLSSQFGGVLNGLLGANGALPNGQNLGEMMEKLEALRATISEVNQQFKDERLTTFVCVCIPEFLSLYETERMIQELASYQIDTHCIVVNQLLFPKPGSDCEQCTARRRMQKKYLDQIEELYDEFNVVKMPLLVEEVRGKEKLEKFSEMLVKPFVPPS, from the exons ATGTCGACCGCAGTCATcaacgccgacgacgatgCAATGGAGCCCACGCTCCAGTCGATCCTCGACCAACGCAGCCTCAGATGGATCTTCGTAGGTGGAAAGGGTGGTGTGGGCAAGACGACAACCTCGTGCAGTCTTGCCATCCAGCTGGCCAAGGTCAGGCGCTCTGTGCTTCTCATATCGACCGATCCCGCCCACAACCTGAGCGACGCTTTCAGCCAAAAGTTCGGCAAGGACGCCCGCAAGGTAGATGGTTTCGAGAATCTCTTCGCCATGGAGATTGATCCAAATGGAAGCATGCAAGACTTGCTTGCTGGACAggctgagggtgagggcgctgaaggtttggggggtATGGGGGGTATGATGCAGGACCTTGCCCTCTCG ATTCCCGGTATCGATGAAGCCATGTCCTTTGCCGAAGTCCTGAAGCAGGTCAAGTCACTCTCCTACGAgaccatcatcttcgacACCGCCCCAACCGGCCACACACTCCGTTTCCTCCAGTTCCCTTCTGTTCTGGAGAAGGCCCTGAAGAAGATCTCGCAGCTCTCTAGTCAGTTTGGAGGAGTCCTGAACGGACTTCTAGGCGCCAACGGTGCCCTTCCCAACGGTCAGAACCTCGGTGAGATGATGGAAAAGCTCGAAGCCCTTCGCGCCACCATTTCAGAAGTCAACCAGCAATTCAAGGACGAGcgcctcaccaccttcgTCTGTGTCTGCATTCCAGAGTTCTTGTCTCTCTACGAGACGGAGCGTATGATTCAAGAACTGGCTAGCTACCAGATTGATACCCACTGTATTGTTGTCAATCAGCTTCTGTTCCCGAAGCCCGGTTCCGATTGCGAGCAATGTACGGCCAGACGGCGCATGCAAAAGAAGTACCTCGATCAGATTGAGGAGCTTTACGACGAGTTCAACGTGGTAAAAATGCCACttctggtggaggaggttcgaggaaaggagaagctggagaagttCAGTGAGATGCTGGTCAAGCCTTTTGTTCCCCCGTCATAG
- a CDS encoding hypothetical protein (EggNog:ENOG503P1UB; COG:U) has translation MVLTHTTNHTYAHPFPAVSLAFFLRYCSPQLNPFASHVLSTDTIDSHIDPATGRLHTTRIHLKKSRMPPAVMKLLPTTLTGGTASQASYILETSVVDMREGWMSTESRNLNFVGVLSVVERQMYSIPKTRTLDNTEVETKVVFRSRLGEKLRDKLSHQNLSTTAQEGGFFARLGARGIQRSIETLASTKTQDQLGKSREGMKMILERLRQTGIIGVLELRRAARERSMAAA, from the coding sequence ATGGTCctcacccacaccaccaaccacacctACGCCCATCCCTTCCCCGCCGTCTCGCTCGCTTTCTTCCTCCGCTACTGCTCCCCCCAGCTCAACCCCTTTGCCTCTCATGTCCTCAGCACCGACACCATCGACTCCCACATCGACCCTGCCACCGGCCGCCTCCACACAACCCGCATCCACCTCAAGAAGTCCCGCATGCCCCCCGCCGTCATGAAGCTCCTCCCTACCACCCTCACAGGCGGGACCGCCTCCCAGGCCTCGTACATCCTCGAGACTTCTGTGGTGGATATGCGCGAAGGCTGGATGTCCACCGAGTCTCGCAACCTCAACTTCGTCGGCGTGCTGTCGGTAGTCGAAAGACAAATGTACAGCATTCCCAAGACGAGAACTCTGGATAACACCGAGGTGGAAACCAAGGTTGTGTTCAGATCCAGGCTGGGAGAGAAGCTCCGGGACAAGTTGTCGCATCAGAACCTGTCTACCACTGCCCAGGAGGGCGGGTTCTTCGCCAGGCTGGGAGCGAGGGGTATCCAGAGGAGCATTGAAACGTTGGCTTCGACAAAGACGCAGGATCAATTGGGGAAGAGCCGAGAGGGCATGAAGATGATtctggagaggttgaggcaGACAGGGATCATTGGTGTGCTAGAGTTGAGGCGGGCCGCGAGAGAGCGGAGTATGGCTGCTGCTTGA
- a CDS encoding hypothetical protein (EggNog:ENOG503PFIM) — protein MRRPRFRKSPSTSFSTISEDMATPPRSPSQTSTRIRDTGFPDTFCGNRNTTLPHPDAKIGPDACITEDDVNVGRALIRHRMSFQVQTERSYGRSLSLYDRKVSGSSDEGALATLGRMARGSIRPSAEQPAGIRPTSRDGHSVTTSDGTGSPSHSPTRQVKQDPRDAARDPRDGRRHRRRSSLINRLLHR, from the exons ATGCGTAGACCAAGATTCAGAAAGTCTCCTTCGACGAGCTTCTCAACGATATCCGAAGATATGGCTACGCCTCCCAGAAGCCCATCACAAACCTCCACACGAATCAGGGACACGGGGTTCCCCGATACATTCTGTGGAA ATAGGaacaccacccttcctcaccctGACGCCAAAATTGGTCCTGATGCATGCATCACGGAAGACGATGTGAATGTGGGCAGGGCACTCATCAGGCACAGGATGTCCTTCCAAGTTCAGACTGAGCGATCATATGGTCGATCTCTTAGCCTGTATGACCGCAAAGTCAGCGGCTCTTCTGACGAAGGAGCTCTGGCTACTCTAGGCCGCATGGCTCGTGGGTCTATTCGACCCAGTGCTGAGCAACCCGCTGGTATTCGACCGACGTCTCGGGACGGCCATAGTGTCACCACCTCCGACGGCACAGGCTCGCCTTCACACTCCCCAACCCGCCAAGTGAAACAGGATCCAAGAGACGCAGCCAGGGATCCTAGAGACGGACGCCGACATCGTCGCAGGAGCAGTCTCATCAACAGGCTCTTGCACAGATAG